Below is a genomic region from Medicago truncatula cultivar Jemalong A17 chromosome 3, MtrunA17r5.0-ANR, whole genome shotgun sequence.
TTTATTTCTTTACTCCATTTGAGCTCAGCAGCAAGAAAACTAACACAAAATGACCAACAATTAAAGTTCCAATACCACAAAGGCCCTCTTCTCACCGGAAAAATCTCCATCAATCTCGTATGGTACGGTAAATTCAATCCATCCCAACGAGCCATAATCTCTGATTTCATCACTTCAATTTCCTCACCGACCATCAAACCCCAACCATCTGTCGCTACGTGGTGGAAATTAACGGACAAATACTACCATCTCGCAAACTCACAAAACCTCGTGCTCACGACAGGTTCCCACATCCTTGACGAGAATTACTCATTCGGAAAATCACTCACCAATGATCAAATCATAAAGCTAGCATCCAAGGGCTCACAGACAAACGCCATCAACGTTGTTCTCACTTCGGCTGACGTGGTAGTTGATGGGTTTTGTTCCAGTAGATGTGGGACACATGGTTCTTCAGTAGACCATAAATTTGCTTACGTGTGGGTGGGTAACTCAGAGACACAATGTCCAGGCCAATGCGCATGGCCCTTTCACCAACCTATTTATGGGCCTCAAAGCCCACCGTTAGTTGCACCCAATAACGATGTGGGCCTTGACGGCATGGTGATTAACGTGGCTAGTTTATTGGCTGGGGTCGTGACGAACCCATTTGGAAATGGGTACTATCAAGGCCCCAAAGAAGCACCTCTTGAAGCCGCTTCGGCTTGTACTGGAGAGTTCGGTAAAGGGGCTTACCCTGGCTACGCTGGGAACCTCTTGGTGGATCCAACAAGTGGTGCGAGTTATAACGCTAATGGTGTCAATGGAAGGAAATATTTGTTGCCCGCACTCTTTGACCCGACAACCTCGGTTTGTTCTACTCTAGTATAACAAAAACATTGAACTCAAATCCTCTTCACGGTGCATCAAAATCATACCTCGTGTTCCTCTTCCTCACTGCTTGCTTGCTTTATTCAACATTTCCAGTTAATCAACATAGTCCATGTATATGTGCTTGCCTAATAGGAAAATCACTAAGGatatactcttattttacttatttaattttggtgaaaatatactttttatttgttatggatCAGTATTCTTTGTTATATCAATGAATAAAATGTGAGAATTTTGGTGTATCATTATCAACACTTGTCGAGTTTCTGGTATTGTTTCTTAAATATACTATTTGGTCCATGGACTTGGACAAGTAGTGATCAAAATTATTCTTCTCTTTCAAGGCATGGTTTAGATAAATCCTTCATAATAATGTCTTTGAtagtaatatttgtttttagtaGACAAATGCCAAAAATTAATATGTTAAGAGAAAATGTTAGCCAAAAATTAAGTTTAGATAACTCCTTTAAGTTTATataaatcctttaagtttcaaaataaaGGATTTGTCTAAGAAAAACTTTTAAGTTAAAATAACATTAAGAGAAAGATGAGTATCTAAACCATGTTAGCcaaaacttaaaagaaaaataagaaagatgAGTTAGGTAAAATTTACTTAAGTTTTTTTGCTTAAGTTAAAATAACATGTACAATACTTTAGATTAATTTTCTTAAGTTAAAATTTCCTTTAAAGAAAAACTTAATGGATTTATCTAAACCATGTTAGCCAAAACTTAAACGAGAAATTATTTTTCGAATGCACTGATATATACAAGAAACTTGAGAAATTTTAAGACATATTCAaagttaaaatacaaaaattataaaaaaattcaaggttATAAAAAAGATGAGTATTGTAGAGTTTGTTTGTGAATGACTAGACTAATACTATTTTCGAAtaacacaaaaagaaaatacaaaagaagGAAAATGCAAGTTAATGAATTCACGATAAAATCACGTGTAATGAACTGTTAGTGGTGGTCGTGAAAGCGCAAAGAAAATCACAAACAAAGTTTCAAAATTTCTAAGCGAAATTACAATGAGGAACTAAAACTGCATACAAAACCTCACCTTCCTTTCCTATTTTAAGGATTTGAGTTAAAAATTAGTGCAGTTAAATCCATAAATCTAAGTGTTTAATATTAGAActgaaaatatttattatatcatattatgtgATGAGAGTGTACATTTATATAGGTAGGAGTCTTCTAGTTAACCCCTAATTAATAAGGAAGattaatcaatacaatcaaTACAATGACTAGTGGAGTTAAAACTAAATAGTCACAACTTTTCAATATCTCTACTAAGTACTTGATTAATTATTCTAACAGTCCCCCTTCAACCGTACGGTGTCACAAACCCCAGTTTGTCTCTAAGATAAAGGAATATGGCAGTGGACAGAGGCTTAGTCAAGACATCTGCCCACTGGTCTTGAGCAGACACATGCGAGACATTCAGTTCCTTCCTTATAACCTTTTCTCTCACAAAGAAAATATCCAATTCCATGTACTTGGTTCTTGAGTGCAGGACTGGGTTGTGAGCAAGAGAAACTGCACTGAGATTATCACAATAGACATGAGAAATTTTACTCTTAATTTGCAATTCATTGAGAAGAGACTAGATTCAAATAATCTTAGCAGAAGCTTGTGCAAGGCTTCTATATTCAGCCTCTGCACTAGATCTAGCTACAAGGGTCTGTTTCCTTGTCCACCAGGGAAACTAGACCAGGGCCCAGAAATATGCAGGCTCCTGATGTGCTCCTTCTGTCATCAGGATCTGAAGCTTAGTCAGCATCACAAAAGCTGGTGATTGCAATAGGTTCAGTAGAGCTGGCAGGTGTAAGCATTAACCCATGGTGTAAAGTACCCTGCATATATCTAAGTATCCTCTTGACTGCCTTCTAGTGATCTTCAAGGGGATTTGATAAGAACTGGCAAACTTTGTTCACAGAGTAGGATATTTCAGGTCTTGTTATGGTTGCATACTGCAATGCACCAACAATTGACCTGAAAAATGTAGCATCTGAGACTATACTTGAACCAAATTTAGACAATTTTGTACTAGATGCCATTGGTGAGGGCATGCTATTAGCATTAATCATGTTAGCTTTCTGAAGAAGGTCCTTGAAATATTTGGTTTGAGAGAGAAGTAAAGAGCCAGATGGTGAGTGATGCACCTCTATGCCGAGAAAATAATCTAGTATACCCAAATCTTTAAGGGAGAACTTAGAATTGAGCTGATGAACTAAATTTTGAATAGCCAGTTTTGAGTTTCCAGTGatgataatatcatcaacaaaaaCATGATAATATCATCAATATAAACCAATATAAAAATGCAGTGATCTTGAGTGTGCAAAGTAAACAAAGAAGGATCACATCTGCTTGACTTGAACCCAAAGCTAAGTAAAGATGATTTCAATCTCTCAAACAATGCTCTGGGAGCCTGTTTTAACCCATATAGAGCCTTGTGTAGTTTGCATACAAGGTTCTTGTCAGAAGATTCAAAGCCAGGAGGCTGCACCATGTAGACTTCCTCAGTTAGCACTTTATATAGGAATGCATTGTTCACATCCAACTGCTGAAGAGTGCAGTTATAAGTAACTGCAAGTGTCGGAACTGTTCTCACTGTAACAGGTTTGACTACAGGGGAAAAAGTCTCATTGTAGTCAAAACCTGCTTGTTGATGAAAACCCTTAGCCACTAAACGTGCCTTGTACTTGTTTATAGTGCCATCCAGATTTTCTTTTACCCTGAATACCCATTTACATCCAATGGCCAGTCTGTTTGCAGGAAGAGATACTAGAGACCATGTCTGATTATGAAGTAAAGCATTATATTCTTCTTGCATTGCTAAATGCCACTTAGGATCCTGAAGAGCAGTTTTGTAAGTAGTGGGCTCAACATGAGTCAAAAGGAGTGTAAGGTTAATTCTAGGCTGCACAATTCCATGTTTACCTCTGGTTCTCATTGTGTGACGGTTTTGAGGATGAATTCTGTGAGGAACAGAAGGAGGAGACTCATAATTTGAAGACTGAGAGCTAGTAACACTAGCAGATGACTCAGGTGAGGAATTTTGATATGCAAAGGGAGATAGAATGGTGATGGTTATGGGATTTAGGACAACATTATTTCTGTGTGAGGACTGGGAGTGATGAGAACTAATAGATGGAGTCTGAGAGGTGTTTGATATGGGAGTAGTAGGAATAGACTCAGAATGAGAAGTTTGAGGAGTAGGTGAGCTAACAATGTGAGGAACAGACTCAAAATGAGAATTTTAGGGAGTATGTGAGTTTACAGTAAAGGTTGTTGAGACAGGAGTGGGAAGAAAAGTGGATATAGTGGGACTATCTGGTAAAACAGAACACACTTAATGAGATGGAAACAAGTCAATATAAGGGAATTTTACCTCATTAAACACAACATCTTTGGATATAAAAATTCTACCTGAAGCATATAAACATTTATATCCTTTGTGACTGTTGGAATATCCCAAGAAAACACACTCCTTTGAATGAAAATCAAACTTATGAGAGTTATAGGGTCTCAAAAAGGGAAAACATGCACATCCAAAGCTTTTAAGGAATTTTTAGTCTGGAAATTGAAGGTGAAGTAAGAAAAATGGTGATTTATTTGCTAAAATTGGTGTAGGTAACCTGTTGGCATTTGTGCATGAGATAAAAAGGCATGGTCCCAAAACTTTAATGGCATTTGTGCATGAGATAAAAGAGTGAGACCAGTTTCAACAATATGTCTATGTTTCCTTTCAACTGAGCCATTTTGATGGTGAGTGTGTGGACAAGTGAATCTGTGAGTGATGCCAAGGCTATTGAGATATTTTGTGAAAAGTAAAAATTCACCACCTCCATCAGTTTGGACAGAAATAATTTTGTGATTTAACTGCAATTCAATCATggttttaaaattctgaaatgtAGAAAGTGTGTGAGATTTGAGTTTCAGAGGATATATCCATGTGTATCTAGAATAAGCATCCACACAAATAAGAAAATAGGTATATCCACAGGAGGATTCAACTGGTGCAGGTCCCCAAAGATCACAACAAATTAGTTCAAGAGGTTTAGTATATGTCATTTGAGATGCAAAAGATAGCAGTCTATGAACCTTACCATGACAACAAGCAGTACAAAAATCTGACAAGCTTTTATTTGGTAATTGTATATTACAAAGTTTGATAATACTTTAGAGCATCTCATGATGAGGATGTCCAAGTCTGCTATGCCATATACCATACATGAAAGGAAAAGACTAAGTAGAATTAGATGTTGAACTACTAGGTAAATGTTCAAcattattacattgaaaattattgaaattgaaacgAGTTGAGGGACCTAAATGAAAAGAGGCAGAATTATCAGTTTGTGCTGGAACTTTATTGCAAACAGTGTTGACACTAAAATTTTGAGAGACAGGAGCAGTGGTCTTGAATGAGTTGGTGTGCTCAAAGTGATAGAGACCATCATATCCTAGAATACCCCTTAAAAGCACCTTAGAAGAATCCTAAGATTTGACAAAACAATGATTAGAATGAAACTCAAAATAAACATTTGTATCTCCACTAAGTACTTGATTAATTATTCTAACATTTAAGACCCAACGTATTGATTCAACATGATATAAAAgttcacaacaaaaaaaaaaaaatggagacaaaaatatgtagTACATactaatacaaaaaaaataaaatgaaaaaggttTAGGGAGACAATGATCTCCGCTGGACCTCTTCATAGCTCCGTTGATAGACTTTTAACTAAACAATTATACTATTGTTTTGCAttatttaaccctatttaaaTTTACTTTCTCCCATTTCAATcttattaaatgaaatattatgCCACACCAACACTTTTCTaaattcctaggaataaatttaatttacctCAATTTTTAAGATTTATGACCGACCTCAAGTTCGTTACACcacattttaaagttttttttttttttgaaggaaggaaaaGTATTGTTAGTTGTGTGTATTTGTATTTCACGGTTTTTGTCGTTTATAAAAGATAACttgttgaaaaataatttcACGGTTTTTTGTCCTTTTCAGAAAATACcatttgcatgatttttttttatttttttttttatagaaagtatttaaaattggatttttcgcatttaatatttttctaaagtCATGCAGTCAGGATATTGATCGCCTTTTGATCTTGATCacacaatccaaacaacaataattttaacttttacTTTATAATCATTCACACAATCCAAATAATGTAATTTTAACTTTTAC
It encodes:
- the LOC25489483 gene encoding protein PHOSPHATE-INDUCED 1 is translated as MTSSMSSSVLLSLFLFISLLHLSSAARKLTQNDQQLKFQYHKGPLLTGKISINLVWYGKFNPSQRAIISDFITSISSPTIKPQPSVATWWKLTDKYYHLANSQNLVLTTGSHILDENYSFGKSLTNDQIIKLASKGSQTNAINVVLTSADVVVDGFCSSRCGTHGSSVDHKFAYVWVGNSETQCPGQCAWPFHQPIYGPQSPPLVAPNNDVGLDGMVINVASLLAGVVTNPFGNGYYQGPKEAPLEAASACTGEFGKGAYPGYAGNLLVDPTSGASYNANGVNGRKYLLPALFDPTTSVCSTLV